The following are from one region of the Alicyclobacillus fastidiosus genome:
- a CDS encoding excinuclease ABC subunit UvrA, with protein sequence MTQEYIEIRGARENNLQDISLHIPKRQITIFTGVSGSGKSSIVFDTIAAESQRLLNENFSMFVRNFLPRVPQPDADAIENLSMAVIVDQKRLGGGSHSTMGTITDISPILRLLFSRVGQPYVGQANLFSFNDPQGMCPECNGTGRSMCVDMSKALDTSKSLNEGAIMLPGYTVDSMDLNMIVESGPFDPDKKLSDYSDEELDQLLYGKARKVATQFGGKTVNITVEGCIEKFTNKYIKRDVKTYSERTQRTVAPYISEGPCSSCGGARLSQAALNCRINGLNIAEMSSMEVGQLIRVIREIDDPVAAPVVKSLTERLQHLVDIGLDYLTLDRETDSLSGGESQRVKMVKHLSGSLVDVTYIFDEPSVGLHPRDVHRLNGLLQKLRDKGNTVIVVEHDPDVIRVADHIVDVGPHAGSRGGTIVYEGSFQGLLEADTLTGAYMKRPLQLKHDCRQPSGKLSIKDATLHNLRNVSVDIPTGVLTVVTGGAGSGKSTLINEIFLSQHPDAIVIDQSAVGVSTRSNPATYTGIMDDVRKAFASANKVSQGLFSFNSKGACENCQGLGVVYADLAFLDSVKLPCEVCGGRRFKEEVLAYKLNGKSIAEVLEMTVEQALDFFQLKEVVRKLQAMSDVGLNYITLGQPLSTLSGGECQRIKLASELHKNGSIYVMDEPTTGLHMSDIGHLLGIMNRLVDAGNTVIVIEHNLDVISQADWIIDMGPDGGSRGGQVVFEGTPPQIIRAEQSITGRYLREHMND encoded by the coding sequence CATATTCCGAAACGCCAAATCACTATTTTTACCGGTGTATCCGGTTCCGGAAAATCATCGATCGTTTTCGATACCATCGCCGCCGAATCACAGCGTCTGCTGAATGAAAACTTCAGCATGTTCGTCCGCAACTTTCTGCCGCGTGTTCCGCAACCGGATGCAGACGCGATCGAGAATCTTAGCATGGCGGTTATCGTCGACCAGAAACGCTTGGGTGGCGGTTCTCATTCCACGATGGGCACGATTACCGATATCTCTCCGATTCTCCGCCTTCTCTTCTCCCGTGTGGGTCAACCCTATGTTGGACAAGCAAACTTGTTCTCGTTTAACGATCCCCAAGGCATGTGTCCCGAGTGCAACGGCACCGGTCGCAGCATGTGCGTCGACATGAGCAAGGCACTGGACACCTCAAAGTCGTTGAATGAAGGGGCAATCATGCTTCCGGGCTATACGGTGGACAGCATGGATTTGAACATGATCGTGGAATCGGGGCCCTTCGACCCCGACAAGAAGCTGAGTGATTATTCGGATGAGGAACTGGATCAACTGCTGTACGGCAAGGCGAGGAAAGTGGCGACGCAATTCGGCGGGAAGACAGTGAACATTACGGTGGAAGGCTGCATCGAGAAGTTCACCAACAAGTACATCAAGCGAGATGTGAAGACGTATTCCGAGCGCACACAACGAACTGTTGCGCCGTACATCTCTGAGGGTCCCTGCTCCAGCTGCGGCGGCGCGAGACTCAGTCAGGCCGCACTCAACTGCAGAATCAATGGACTCAACATTGCCGAGATGTCCTCGATGGAGGTCGGACAGCTCATCCGCGTCATTCGGGAGATTGACGATCCTGTCGCCGCGCCGGTCGTCAAGTCGCTAACAGAGCGGCTGCAGCATCTCGTGGATATCGGACTTGACTACTTGACGCTGGATCGTGAGACTGATTCATTGTCTGGCGGCGAGTCGCAACGCGTGAAGATGGTGAAGCACCTGAGTGGCAGTCTGGTGGATGTCACTTACATCTTCGATGAGCCCAGCGTTGGCTTGCACCCCCGTGATGTCCACCGCTTAAATGGCTTACTACAGAAGCTGCGCGACAAGGGCAATACCGTGATTGTCGTCGAGCACGATCCCGATGTGATCAGAGTGGCGGATCATATCGTCGACGTCGGGCCTCACGCGGGCAGCCGCGGCGGTACCATCGTGTACGAAGGAAGCTTCCAAGGTCTGCTGGAGGCAGATACACTGACAGGCGCCTACATGAAGCGGCCCCTCCAACTGAAGCACGATTGCAGGCAGCCATCCGGCAAGCTGTCCATCAAGGATGCCACACTGCACAATCTGCGAAACGTGAGTGTAGATATTCCAACCGGAGTGCTGACCGTCGTTACGGGTGGCGCCGGCTCGGGCAAGAGTACGCTGATTAACGAAATATTTCTCAGCCAGCATCCGGATGCGATCGTCATCGATCAATCAGCGGTTGGCGTGTCAACACGGTCCAATCCCGCGACCTACACAGGTATTATGGACGATGTGCGCAAGGCGTTTGCTTCCGCGAACAAGGTCAGCCAAGGCTTGTTCAGCTTCAACTCGAAGGGGGCTTGCGAGAACTGCCAAGGATTGGGTGTTGTGTATGCAGACCTTGCATTCCTCGACAGCGTGAAGTTGCCATGTGAAGTATGCGGAGGTAGGCGGTTCAAGGAAGAAGTACTTGCCTACAAGCTGAACGGCAAGTCAATTGCAGAAGTGCTGGAGATGACTGTCGAGCAGGCATTGGATTTCTTTCAGCTAAAAGAGGTTGTACGCAAACTCCAGGCGATGAGTGATGTGGGGCTGAACTATATTACACTCGGCCAGCCGCTCAGTACGCTCTCGGGCGGGGAATGCCAGCGCATCAAGCTGGCGAGCGAACTGCATAAGAATGGCAGCATCTACGTGATGGACGAGCCGACGACCGGCCTACATATGTCAGACATCGGTCACCTTCTGGGGATCATGAACCGCCTCGTCGATGCCGGCAATACCGTGATCGTCATCGAACATAACCTCGATGTGATAAGCCAAGCGGATTGGATCATCGATATGGGACCGGACGGAGGCAGCAGGGGGGGCCAGGTGGTGTTCGAAGGCACACCTCCGCAGATCATCCGTGCGGAGCAGTCGATCACCGGAAGATACTTGAGAGAACATATGAACGATTAA
- a CDS encoding DinB family protein — MSEILEQQYEYIRRTRELLLSFLEEIPVQKLHETVPGFGHGCILRTHIHVIDCYRRWLGSFAFHERWADFRDTADDDIKHYDVKKVRDRFKEVDDIVQKFFHEFHDRWLESIENEVGWMDQALSVTPLFLLTHTETHEFHHKGQIVSMARHLGYTPPITDLD, encoded by the coding sequence ATGTCTGAAATTTTAGAGCAACAGTACGAATATATTCGCAGGACACGAGAACTATTGCTCTCGTTCTTGGAGGAAATTCCAGTTCAGAAGTTGCATGAAACTGTCCCGGGATTTGGTCATGGTTGCATATTAAGAACCCATATTCACGTCATCGATTGCTATCGACGCTGGCTCGGGTCATTCGCATTTCATGAGAGATGGGCGGATTTTAGAGATACGGCTGACGACGATATTAAACATTATGATGTGAAAAAGGTTCGCGACAGATTTAAGGAAGTCGATGACATCGTTCAGAAGTTCTTCCATGAATTCCATGATCGTTGGCTCGAGAGTATCGAGAATGAGGTCGGATGGATGGATCAAGCATTGAGTGTCACTCCATTATTTCTCTTAACGCATACTGAGACGCATGAGTTTCACCATAAAGGACAAATCGTTTCAATGGCACGGCACCTGGGATACACTCCTCCTATCACAGACCTAGACTAA
- a CDS encoding GNAT family N-acetyltransferase, with translation MLHIRILHESDSKDLLQFELENRKYFAASISDRGDDYFSNFGIVLSDDIKDQTRGERRFYLALNSSGDIVGRVNLYDIGMRANLGTASLGYRFGERFCGKGYATFAVSLVCEKAKHELNIDQLKAMVAVQNVGSQRVLEKTGFLVTDGTPTHFESNGKSVEAIHCPMLTEVFYMAFHNVR, from the coding sequence ATGCTTCATATCCGGATTCTACACGAATCTGACTCCAAGGATTTATTACAATTCGAACTTGAGAATCGCAAATATTTTGCTGCTAGTATTTCTGATCGGGGCGATGATTATTTCTCCAATTTTGGGATTGTCTTGTCCGATGATATCAAGGATCAGACACGTGGTGAGCGTCGTTTTTATTTAGCCCTAAACTCTTCGGGAGACATTGTAGGCAGGGTAAACCTGTACGACATCGGGATGCGAGCGAACCTTGGGACAGCAAGTCTTGGTTATCGGTTTGGAGAAAGATTCTGCGGGAAAGGATATGCCACGTTTGCAGTATCTTTGGTGTGCGAAAAAGCTAAGCACGAGCTAAACATTGATCAGCTAAAAGCAATGGTTGCGGTCCAAAATGTAGGATCTCAAAGGGTTTTAGAAAAAACAGGATTTCTGGTCACTGATGGCACTCCAACTCATTTTGAATCGAATGGAAAATCCGTCGAAGCAATTCATTGTCCGATGTTAACTGAAGTATTTTACATGGCATTTCACAACGTCCGATAA
- a CDS encoding sulfite exporter TauE/SafE family protein, with protein sequence MIVLTMLVVGLILGFVGAGGSGVIIALLTTVFGVSIHTALGTSLLAMVLTTISGAVSHFREGNVVTKTGAAIGGFGAIGAFAGSHIAHQISAHDLTWLTACMLFLSALLLWMRMFISKKRQSSQMDDQLVLSGSRFWLSAIGLGLVTGLLSGTFGIGSTPFIQIGLLLFFGMSIRQAAGTTMLVILPIALLGGIGYMSNGYLNVGLFFEVVIGTIVGTYIGAKFTKRLHPIVLKIAMVTVPTIGGLLLLM encoded by the coding sequence ATGATCGTTTTGACGATGCTGGTCGTCGGATTGATACTTGGCTTCGTTGGCGCAGGTGGCTCGGGTGTGATTATCGCCCTCTTGACGACCGTTTTTGGGGTTTCGATTCACACCGCGCTCGGCACCTCGCTGCTAGCAATGGTGTTAACAACGATTTCGGGGGCTGTCAGCCACTTTCGTGAAGGCAACGTCGTAACGAAAACCGGTGCAGCCATAGGTGGATTTGGCGCCATCGGGGCTTTTGCGGGATCACACATCGCACACCAAATCTCAGCCCATGATTTGACATGGCTGACAGCGTGTATGTTGTTTTTGTCTGCTCTGTTGCTTTGGATGCGTATGTTCATAAGCAAGAAACGGCAATCATCGCAGATGGATGACCAACTGGTTTTGTCCGGATCGAGGTTTTGGTTGTCGGCGATTGGCCTTGGACTCGTGACTGGTCTATTGTCGGGCACGTTCGGAATCGGATCGACTCCGTTTATTCAAATCGGACTCCTGCTCTTCTTCGGGATGTCAATCCGTCAAGCTGCTGGAACCACGATGCTCGTTATCTTACCCATTGCGCTCTTGGGCGGGATTGGCTATATGTCAAACGGATATTTAAATGTCGGGTTATTCTTTGAAGTTGTGATTGGCACTATAGTCGGAACCTATATTGGTGCGAAATTTACGAAACGTCTGCATCCAATCGTGCTCAAAATTGCGATGGTTACGGTACCGACCATCGGGGGACTGTTGTTGCTGATGTAG
- a CDS encoding glycoside hydrolase family 125 protein, which produces MSAVSVTMMSAMEQITQRVEEWFGSSSMVTQLFKNCFSNTMSTTILPQGERDTFVITGDIPAMWLRDSAAQVRPYLLLAGENHEIAEMIEGVIYRQLNSILLDPYANAFNVNDNGEGHQKDKTAMSGGVWERKYEIDSLCYPIQLSYLYWKSTGKVDHLQSDVFKQAVREILSIWRTEQNHEQDSTYVFERDGSRKLDTLSRGGKGPVTGVTGMTWSGFRPSDDACTYSYLIPSNMFVVVVLQYLDEIFQDVIGDFETTRFISSLSEEINNGIKNYGIVSHPEYGDVYAYEVDGLGHYVLMDDANVPSLLSIPYLGYCKKDDPIYLNTRKFLLSAQNPYYYSGLVRGIGSSHTPEGYVWALSVAMQGLTSDDRAERKELLEMLCQMDAGTGMLHEGIDCNDLTQFTRDWFSWANMLFCEFVLSEMDLWVVASPLATQ; this is translated from the coding sequence ATGTCCGCAGTTTCAGTTACTATGATGTCCGCGATGGAACAAATAACTCAACGCGTAGAAGAATGGTTTGGCAGCTCATCGATGGTCACACAGCTGTTCAAAAATTGTTTCAGCAATACCATGTCCACCACGATTTTGCCACAAGGGGAAAGGGATACCTTTGTCATTACAGGGGATATTCCAGCTATGTGGTTGCGCGATTCAGCCGCACAAGTGCGACCATACTTGTTACTCGCTGGTGAAAATCACGAAATCGCCGAAATGATTGAGGGGGTCATTTATCGACAACTGAACTCCATTTTATTAGATCCATACGCTAATGCGTTCAACGTAAACGACAATGGAGAGGGTCACCAGAAAGACAAAACGGCTATGTCAGGCGGAGTGTGGGAGCGCAAATATGAAATTGATTCCTTATGCTACCCCATTCAACTGTCTTATTTATACTGGAAATCCACCGGCAAAGTAGATCATCTGCAATCGGACGTTTTTAAACAAGCTGTGCGTGAAATTCTATCAATTTGGCGTACGGAGCAGAATCACGAACAAGACTCCACATATGTCTTTGAGCGTGACGGATCGCGCAAACTCGATACATTGTCCCGCGGAGGCAAAGGACCCGTCACCGGCGTTACAGGTATGACATGGTCCGGGTTTCGTCCAAGTGATGACGCGTGCACGTATAGTTATCTCATTCCGTCTAACATGTTTGTAGTAGTTGTACTTCAGTATCTCGACGAAATTTTTCAAGATGTGATAGGAGACTTCGAGACCACTCGTTTCATTTCTTCGTTATCAGAAGAGATTAACAATGGCATCAAGAATTATGGAATCGTTTCACATCCGGAATATGGTGACGTTTACGCCTACGAAGTAGATGGACTTGGTCATTATGTGCTGATGGATGACGCGAATGTGCCGAGTTTATTGTCGATCCCGTACTTAGGATATTGTAAGAAAGATGACCCGATTTATCTTAATACTCGAAAGTTTCTCCTGAGTGCTCAGAATCCGTACTACTATTCGGGGCTTGTGCGAGGCATCGGTAGTTCGCATACACCGGAGGGATACGTCTGGGCGCTGTCAGTAGCTATGCAGGGATTGACATCAGACGACCGTGCCGAACGTAAGGAGCTATTAGAAATGCTTTGTCAGATGGACGCGGGGACCGGAATGTTGCATGAGGGTATCGATTGCAACGATCTCACTCAATTTACACGGGATTGGTTCTCGTGGGCGAATATGCTGTTCTGCGAATTTGTCTTATCGGAGATGGATTTGTGGGTGGTGGCAAGTCCTTTGGCTACACAGTGA
- a CDS encoding endonuclease/exonuclease/phosphatase family protein yields MDITVMSMNLRVHVKRDGVNAWPRRVPSVGEVIREHGPDIIGVQEALVPMMDDLKIFLAGYERVGKGRDGKDQDEHCAIYVRSSVLSIKKSGQFWLSETPSVPSTSWDSACPRICTWVLVSENRVPASQLLILNTHLDHMSQSAREHGAVLIASFLKSFTQEHQCPAILMGDLNSTPDNPVVQFLSGQQNLAGNRVKLTDASVINHCQTPAATFHGFSGRTDGETIDYVFLTPDIHPFRFEVDQRHYLERYPSDHFPVIVGLGVD; encoded by the coding sequence ATGGATATCACTGTCATGTCGATGAATTTGCGGGTTCATGTCAAGCGCGATGGGGTAAACGCATGGCCTCGTAGGGTGCCTAGTGTAGGAGAAGTGATACGTGAGCATGGTCCAGACATCATCGGTGTGCAAGAGGCTCTTGTACCCATGATGGACGATCTCAAGATATTCCTTGCAGGCTACGAACGGGTCGGAAAAGGACGCGACGGAAAAGATCAGGACGAACACTGCGCGATATACGTGCGTTCTTCAGTCCTATCGATTAAAAAATCCGGGCAATTTTGGCTTTCCGAGACACCAAGCGTCCCGAGCACAAGCTGGGACTCGGCGTGTCCTCGAATCTGTACTTGGGTACTCGTGTCGGAGAATAGGGTTCCAGCGAGCCAATTGCTCATCCTAAATACCCATCTCGACCATATGAGTCAATCGGCCCGTGAACACGGCGCGGTTCTCATTGCTTCATTTCTGAAATCATTTACGCAGGAACATCAATGTCCAGCCATTTTGATGGGCGACCTAAACTCTACGCCGGACAATCCGGTAGTTCAATTTTTGAGCGGGCAGCAGAATCTAGCTGGCAATCGAGTTAAACTGACAGATGCTAGTGTTATAAATCATTGCCAAACGCCGGCAGCAACGTTTCACGGATTTAGTGGACGGACGGATGGTGAGACGATTGACTACGTGTTTCTTACACCGGACATTCACCCGTTCCGGTTTGAAGTCGATCAGAGGCACTACCTCGAACGTTATCCGTCAGATCACTTCCCAGTCATAGTTGGTCTCGGGGTTGATTGA
- a CDS encoding ROK family protein, which translates to MRIGAIEAGGTKFVCGYGNEDGFIEDRISLPTGQPDQTLDEVIAYFQDKRVDCIGIGTFGPINIDPASPLYGYVTTTPKEGWARYPFLKKLKKEFHVPFGWDTDVNAAALGEATWGAAKGSDSCVYFTIGTGIGIGVYTEGKLVHGLVHPEGGHLLIRRHPHDEFVGSCPYHGDCLEGMASGPAIEKRWNIKGSDLGTNHSAWDIEAFYIGQAVTSAILMLSPKKIILGGGVMHQKQLFPLIRTEVQKNLNGYVSSEALLSDIDHYIIPPGLEDNAGLCGAMALGLQAFIQREIDE; encoded by the coding sequence GTGCGTATCGGTGCTATTGAAGCAGGAGGTACAAAATTTGTTTGCGGCTACGGAAATGAAGACGGATTCATCGAGGATCGAATCAGCTTACCGACCGGACAACCGGATCAGACACTCGATGAAGTGATCGCGTATTTCCAAGATAAAAGAGTAGATTGCATCGGAATCGGGACGTTCGGGCCGATTAACATTGACCCCGCTAGTCCCTTATACGGATACGTGACAACAACTCCAAAGGAAGGTTGGGCGAGGTATCCCTTTTTAAAGAAATTAAAAAAGGAATTTCATGTTCCGTTTGGATGGGATACAGATGTAAACGCCGCTGCATTAGGAGAAGCAACATGGGGTGCGGCCAAGGGTTCAGATAGCTGCGTGTACTTCACAATCGGTACCGGGATCGGGATAGGTGTATATACTGAGGGAAAACTTGTCCATGGCCTTGTTCATCCTGAAGGGGGACATCTTCTAATCAGACGTCACCCACATGATGAGTTTGTTGGGAGTTGTCCATATCATGGGGATTGTTTAGAAGGGATGGCTTCAGGTCCTGCTATTGAAAAGAGATGGAATATTAAAGGAAGTGACCTTGGGACAAATCATTCTGCATGGGATATTGAAGCATTTTATATTGGTCAGGCAGTTACCTCCGCAATTCTGATGTTGTCGCCAAAGAAAATCATCTTAGGTGGCGGCGTGATGCATCAGAAGCAGTTATTTCCCCTAATCCGTACCGAGGTACAGAAAAATTTAAATGGTTATGTCAGTTCAGAGGCGCTACTTTCGGATATCGATCATTATATTATTCCACCTGGATTAGAAGATAACGCTGGATTGTGTGGGGCAATGGCTCTTGGCTTACAAGCATTCATTCAAAGAGAAATAGATGAGTGA